The following proteins are co-located in the Haloterrigena turkmenica DSM 5511 genome:
- a CDS encoding fumarylacetoacetate hydrolase family protein, with product MRYYQLHEGNAPRLVVKTEGSLYDLTAATDQLRTFEDLLRAAAIAKESIDTIADRLCEDATVLSSDVLDETPPSAPVSSGEVWAAGVTYRISEEARKAESGMPEMYLDVYESDRPEVFFKATPSRTVGSDESVGIRGDSEWDVPEPELGVVLFEDEIVGYTVGNDMSSRSIEGENPLYLPQAKVYDKCCSIGPCIRSAESIDDPHDLEMWMTISRDGEVLYDESTRTNEMERSVEELVDCHVAHDAVPDVSVLLTGTSLVPDEGFTLREGDEVSIGLEEIGTLSNTVVEV from the coding sequence ATGCGTTACTACCAGCTCCACGAGGGGAACGCCCCCCGTCTCGTCGTGAAAACGGAGGGATCGCTGTACGATCTCACCGCGGCAACGGACCAGCTACGGACGTTCGAGGACCTCCTTCGGGCGGCGGCGATCGCGAAGGAATCGATCGATACGATCGCCGACCGACTGTGCGAGGATGCGACCGTTCTCTCGTCGGACGTCTTGGACGAAACGCCCCCGTCGGCGCCCGTTTCGTCGGGCGAGGTGTGGGCGGCAGGCGTCACGTACCGTATCAGCGAGGAGGCGCGCAAAGCCGAAAGCGGGATGCCGGAGATGTATCTCGACGTCTACGAGAGCGACCGTCCGGAGGTGTTCTTCAAGGCGACGCCGAGCAGAACCGTCGGTTCCGACGAGAGCGTCGGCATCCGCGGCGACTCCGAGTGGGACGTCCCCGAACCGGAGCTGGGGGTCGTCCTCTTCGAGGACGAGATCGTCGGCTACACGGTCGGCAACGACATGAGCAGTCGCTCGATCGAGGGCGAGAACCCGCTCTATCTCCCCCAGGCGAAAGTGTACGACAAGTGCTGTTCGATCGGCCCGTGCATCCGTTCGGCCGAGTCGATCGACGATCCGCACGATCTCGAGATGTGGATGACGATCAGCCGCGACGGCGAGGTCCTGTACGACGAGTCGACGCGAACGAACGAGATGGAGCGTTCCGTCGAGGAGCTGGTGGACTGCCACGTTGCCCACGACGCCGTCCCTGACGTTTCGGTCCTCCTCACCGGAACGTCGCTGGTTCCCGATGAGGGGTTCACGCTTCGGGAGGGCGACGAGGTCAGTATCGGCCTCGAGGAGATCGGGACGCTCTCGAACACCGTCGTCGAAGTCTGA
- a CDS encoding family 43 glycosylhydrolase, with the protein MTDSHDCGDPNRRTVLQAIGAGAIGTAGALGGSGLGSADHGGEHYYNPLYEPHFPDPEVHRADDGTWWAYGTNMNRENTDDELLVPVLSSTDLVNWTYEGEAFDARPGWTEGSIWAPNIHYYNDEWIMFYSLEPRPWESGEFGIGLATSDTPRGPFTDHGQVIGDSDTGGGTIDAYFVEYQGTPYLFWGSFQGIYVAELTPDLRDVDMATVTQVAGDAYEGTIHYERNGYHYLFVSTGTCCEGHSSTYEYEVGRSTDFFGPYVDQNGIDLMEYNEYNQGTPVLTGTDRFPGAAHGDITTYDDGSEWLLYHAYDATDPEFIDGVPRRVLMMDRIDWENGWPVIGCDGTPSEVSPVPGSGTHCGDNGGDGPLSAGTYRISNVNSGLLLEVGDADTTEGATVNQWSDTGHPCQEWELIEHDDGTYRLENVHSGHVLSVADGSTSEGASLVQRAWGDAADQRWRLIEGDGSYRLENGASGYVADVLEASTDDGADVVQWSWLDGDNQRWNFDPV; encoded by the coding sequence ATGACGGATAGTCATGATTGCGGTGATCCGAATCGACGTACCGTGCTGCAAGCGATCGGCGCCGGCGCGATCGGTACTGCGGGCGCGCTCGGGGGTAGCGGATTGGGGAGTGCCGACCACGGCGGCGAGCATTACTATAACCCGCTGTACGAACCGCACTTTCCGGATCCGGAAGTTCACCGCGCTGACGACGGTACGTGGTGGGCCTACGGGACGAACATGAACCGGGAAAATACCGACGACGAACTCCTCGTTCCGGTCCTCTCCTCGACGGATCTGGTGAACTGGACCTACGAGGGCGAGGCGTTCGACGCGCGACCCGGTTGGACCGAGGGCTCGATCTGGGCACCCAACATCCACTACTACAACGACGAGTGGATCATGTTCTACTCGCTCGAGCCGCGTCCGTGGGAGAGCGGCGAGTTCGGTATCGGCCTCGCGACGTCCGACACGCCGAGGGGACCGTTTACCGATCACGGACAAGTCATCGGTGACAGCGACACGGGCGGCGGAACCATCGACGCCTACTTCGTCGAGTATCAGGGGACGCCGTACCTCTTCTGGGGGAGCTTCCAGGGGATCTACGTCGCGGAACTGACGCCCGACCTGCGGGACGTCGATATGGCGACGGTCACGCAGGTCGCCGGCGACGCCTACGAGGGAACGATCCACTACGAGCGCAATGGGTACCACTATCTGTTCGTTTCGACCGGAACCTGCTGTGAAGGGCACAGCAGCACGTACGAGTACGAAGTCGGCCGGTCGACGGACTTCTTCGGGCCGTACGTCGATCAGAACGGCATCGACTTGATGGAGTACAACGAGTATAACCAGGGGACGCCGGTCCTCACCGGTACCGATCGGTTCCCGGGCGCAGCACACGGCGACATCACGACGTACGACGACGGCTCGGAATGGCTGCTCTATCACGCGTACGACGCGACCGATCCGGAGTTCATCGACGGCGTCCCGCGGCGCGTGCTCATGATGGACCGGATCGACTGGGAGAACGGCTGGCCGGTGATCGGCTGCGACGGGACGCCGAGCGAGGTCTCCCCGGTACCGGGTAGCGGCACACACTGCGGCGATAACGGCGGCGACGGACCGCTTTCCGCGGGAACGTACCGAATCTCGAACGTCAATAGCGGTCTACTGCTGGAGGTGGGGGACGCGGACACCACCGAGGGAGCGACCGTCAATCAGTGGTCGGATACCGGTCATCCGTGCCAGGAGTGGGAGCTCATCGAGCACGACGACGGGACCTACCGACTGGAGAACGTTCACTCCGGACACGTGCTGTCGGTCGCAGACGGTTCGACGAGCGAGGGGGCCAGTTTGGTCCAGCGCGCCTGGGGGGACGCCGCCGATCAGCGCTGGCGTCTCATCGAGGGCGACGGCTCGTATCGACTCGAGAACGGCGCCAGCGGGTACGTCGCGGACGTGCTAGAGGCGTCGACCGACGACGGCGCCGACGTCGTCCAGTGGAGTTGGCTGGACGGCGATAACCAGCGGTGGAACTTCGACCCAGTCTGA